From the genome of Procambarus clarkii isolate CNS0578487 chromosome 81, FALCON_Pclarkii_2.0, whole genome shotgun sequence:
TTAAAGTGCTTGCAATTAATAATTGTATTGTACTGACTTTGCGTATGGTTTGAAATGCTAACTTTTATTCATGTAAACAAGCTCTTGTAGCTTTGTGTATCATACAATCCTTTTTGTGGATTGTAATCCAATCTTcaatagttcaaagtctcttcaaGAGTTCAAAGTCGAATCATATGGTATTGCAGGATTTTTGTGGGGGTAACGCTGGCACAGTTTCACTCAGCACTCGTTCTTTCGACGCCAATCTCGACCCGTCTATGAAGTGTACGTTTGTGTTTCGTTAGAGCGCGGTACTCCGCCTGTGGGTTATTATTAACCCAAGGAGATCATATAGCGTAGAGGTTCAGGATTCTAGCAGCAGTGAAAAACCCAGAGTGGCACGATTTCTGTAGAACACTTTCTGTTTACCGAGTCTGTGGAGAGACAGTTGTAGGCTGGGAGTCCAGAAATGGGTGCCGAGCTACTGCGTCACGAACGACTATATTTAATAGTTTATTTTCTGGCCGGACAGTTCTCGTGCAGGAATGTGCCGGTGCAGGCTAGTAGGAGTACatgcccctcctcttccccccaagGTTGCCCAGAAAATATTAACCATAAAGAGGTTATGACAACGGGTCAGTACAACATACCCTCCAGGCGGCAGGAGTGCACGGATCACCTGGCAAGCTTGGTCCACCATGTCGTCTCTCACGTCTGATATCCACAAGGTGCCACATTCACCATTTTTGGCCTTTATTACCGGCAGTGGTATCAAGGACTCGGGTGACACTCCAGCCATCACATGCACACCTAAAATACCAAAATAGAGCTAAATTTTTgttgataataataatttattcaagtGTACATACATATGATACCTATGACTCCTCCACTGTTCATGTAAGTAAAATGCATAAAGCCGTTAATACGCAGATAGTTTCGGCCATAAGGATGGCAAGGTAAACCGTTTTATTTATTGACTGTATACCTGTTCACTCCAGACACAATTGTAATGATTTTTACAATCAATGAGAATTataacacaaagaaatcacaatagcgtatgcatcaaatgaacaaatccacaaggtctgagacgagggttcgaaccaacgtccgagaagagcccagacgctgccttaatcgactgagctacgacatggtcaaaagaattgcaaccgggaaatcgtcCTGATTTACCTACGGATCCCGCAGTCTCTTcgagagacaaaccagggttttacgcaattccctccccatgcacccgagctatgtcaataggctgttctacctctttttggctttttggtcatgaagtaagggcgaagaggtagaacagcctattgacatagctcgggtgcatggtggaattgtgtaaaaccctggtttgtgtcttggagagactgcaggatccattggtaaatcaggatgatttccgggttgctttttttttaccatgacgtagctcagtcgattaaggcagcgtctgggatcctctcggacttaggttcgaaccctcatcacggcccttgtggatttgttcatttaatgagAATTATAGTTTCTAAATCTTATTCTGAGATTATAGTATATAATTAAAATTAATATGCGTTGTGCTGTTGTTATGACTTTCTCTTACGTAAATAATGTACTCAAAATTTGTGTAAACTAATTCAATTATAATTATGTAGCTATTTATGGATAAAGATTTTGATTTCATTCGAGTGAGGCAAAAGTGGGAGACATGAGGTATTATGTATTAGTTTGTATAAAGTATTAATTTATCAAGAGAGGCAGCAATGTTGAATTTTCTTCATTGTGTTTGTAGGTATAGCAGTATATGAATGTGTTGTTGTTTTACAGTGTTGTGTTTCATAGTGTTGTAGTGTTTAATGGCTGTTTATTATGTACACTACACTCATGTGTATACATCAACAGACTGCCGAGAATCCAAATGAAGTGGCGACTCGGTATTCTTACTAAAGTAATTTTTAGTTTATAGTTTGGTAAAGCAACCAATGAACTGTTTAAAAAGTGGTTATAGTACTCACCAAGGTAAAGTAATTGTTGCTTCCGAACCAGTGTAGCCAGCTCACTACAGATAGCTGTAGCATGCTCATTACAAGTCAAAGTGATGCGAAGATTGTCTATGGTAGTGGGCAACACTTGTAAATGTTCCAGATTTCCTGTGAAGCGATACACGCGGCACCTGTAATTGGTCATGTATGACTTTTGGTGCTAGTTCATGTTTATTTCAGTGTTATAGAGCTATCACACTATTAGCAAGAACACAATCTATTTAACCTTTCATGTCCCGTGCCGCTGGTGAGGCGCTGAAGGAGTTTGTCTGAGGTACCATATTCCCTGTGCTTCCATTGATGCCTGAGGAAAAACTCGACCTGACACTTCCTACCAGAGAGTTCATCCAGTAGCTCGTCCAGTTGGGGGATGTAACACACCTCATTTTCTAGGATTATTTGTACGGGAATATTGGGTTCCAAATGACCAAACATCTTGAGCGCTGCTCCAGTGTGGCCATCACGGACCACAAGTTGCTGAGGGAAAATACTATTTTTAGTTAATATATAAACTGAGAAATTATTTGATTGTCACTTCGAGGCATATCTTACAATAACTATTGTATATCTGTATACTATTGTTCTTCGTTGGCTGTACGAAGACTGAAAGCCATACGAAGGTAAATTACAATATGGATCCTGGATTAGACAAATTCAAGAATTCAGGCTAGTGGATATTCTCGTAGCGAATGTGAGATGCTATATTTTACAGTATGGTTATATTAAACATGAATTACTGTCAAACTGAGGAAAATGTCTCTCCCGATATCTACACAAAAACCACAAACCAGTTCCAACTCTCACAAACgcgtttatatatacagtataaagaGTCGAAGCCTATCTCAGAACTCGTCGATAAATCGCCTGGATGATAATCACAGGTGGACATTAAAGTCAATTTAATTGGTTACTGATGTCACACTATAAAATAAAATTCACATTCTCCAGTTCACAACTAAAGTTACTCCCACGTATGtttagcatatttaatgcctgGCTCCCAGTACCCTAAACTGAAATATTATTGCCAACTGACCCAACCAAATTTACATTTATTGCTTTACAAATTATTGTTTTATTTTAAATTTCAAGCTAACAACACAATACCCTGCTTGAGTCACGACTGTACACTCTGATACCTTAGGAGCTTTGAAAAGGCTCCTGAAGTCTGTAAGTACCATTAAGTGGAACTAGCAACTcctaaaatatatcaattaatatGCTACGCTGCTTAAAACTAAGAGATTAAAAAAATTGGCATATTCTAATTAATATTTACTAACATTAAAATAATACACTAAAGGAAAACGTTTGTATTATCCATCAATGAAATAATATGAATCAATAGCAATGGAAGAGTACATGCACCCGCCACTCTGTAGAACTACAAGCCATTACTAAATTTGAGCTAAAATATTTTGTCATATTAACAGTAGTTACCACTTATTACTAGCACAGCCGTACATAGTACATCATATGTAATATCAATTCACCCACGTCCAGTCAAATGCCAAATGTCAACAAAAACAGAAAAAGCACAGTGTAAGGCTTAAAACTTCCTCCACAACTGTATCGCACTATCCAAACCTCACTGGGTTATCAGGAATAAGTAAACAGTCTGACCACTAGGCTATACACCAAATAATATTCACGCACCACTACTCACGAACTGACAATCGTAATGACACCATTAAAATTACTATGGCCACTTCAAGCTTTTAAATCTATAATGGATCTCTAAATTGTATTTACATAAACATCAACTTTTTGACCTGGAGTAAGCGTATAACAATACCTAGAGAGAAAATTTATTAGCCTAATTGTATTGTTTTGACGTCGGAAGCAATTGGGCGAATTTTCATCAAAGCTTCTCCCCACTCCCGCTCCAGATCACACAATGAGCTATATGGCGTTCCACAAGGGAGTGTTTTAAGCACCACATTAACTGGTTGCACTAAacggtctcctctctctctctcaacttggGTTTATTTCGTGCATTATTTCCACATCATTTGCAGTTGCTGTAAAAATTAAGTTgcatttaataagcaatttataaATTAGTAAAATAAAATTGGGAGCAAACTTACTTTCGTAATCTCCTTGGCAATGAGAACAGCCATTTGGTCATCACACCTTGTCTCCACCACCAGGTCCAGCCACTGAGAGTCCTTCATCTTTGCTTCTTTCAACATGGCCACCAGCTCATTTGCATACGTTTTCAAGTCGTCTCGATGCTTATGAGCCAAAAGTCCACTCAGATGCAGGAACACATTTTGATAGTTAGATGCTTTTACTTTGTCTGAATTTAGGTCAATTCCTCGAGTCTTCAGTATGTCACTCAATGACTTGCTTTTTGGCTGTTTTTCTTCCAACATCTCAGATTGGATTTTTGAAGATAATTTGAGTTTCCGGCAAATTTCTTCTATCTCGTCTTTAAATGATTGTGGATTGTTACTCTCAATAATATCCAGCATAATTCCATAGGCAGCATAAAATTCCATTATACTCTTGTGTGGCACAAAAAGATCAATCTTATAACCCTTGGCGGTCCATTCACTCTCCGCAGCAAGGAAGGCAGAACACATCTCATTAAAGGGTAATTTCAGATCGTTACTTTTATTTTCTAGTTCTTTTATTGAGTCACTAGACAGTTGCATGTGTCCACGAGAATGAGTCTCTAAGCAAACATCGTATAAACATTTTAAGAACTCTTCACAAAGGTTCTTTAACTTGTCAGTAGGAAATTCAACAGAACCATTATGATCTTTGATTCTTGTCGACAAGCGGGTTATGATCATCTCTTGTAAAGCAATGTatagacctgtggctgttgtgagggAGTTGACTTGTTGAGGATCAGAGGCCCACAGGTAAGTCAGTAAAGTCAAGTTTAAGGGTAACCGAAAGTGTTCCCCAAGACGTGACTCTGACTGTTTCATAAAGTCAACTAATTCTTGAGTGTCTTGATTGCTTAGATTCTCCGTTATCATTTCGTTATGAAGCTTTAATACAAATTCAACTCTGTTTTCCTGCGTAATTCCTTTAAGCCTGGTGTGAACGGTGGATTGATtagggagaagggtggggagaTCAGGGAGCATATTAGGTCTTGTAGTAATCAGGAGATGAAGCTTACCATTGCTCCTCGGAATATGTTCATCAGATATATTCTTTATCAGTCTTTCAGAAGCTGTGTTTAGCTCATCAAGACCATCAATTATGAGCAAAACATTGAGATTAAGCACAGACTTTAATAAATCGTCATCGAACAAATAGTAGGAAGCCTGTGACATAAGCACTGTCAGCAAAGACAGGAAACTGGAGATTGACTTATTTCTAGCCTCAGCATAAAGAACCAGATCATAAGTCTGGAGCCCCTGGAAGGTGGACGTGTCGCCAGACGCATTCTGACTCATCCATTTATCTAGAATCAGTTTTGCCAAGGTTGTTTTACCCGCACCAGCCTCGCCCTCCACCACTGTAATTATTGGCTTGCTTCCATCTTCGGTTGTTAGATCCAGTAGCGAGTCATAATCCACATCTTCCCAGTAACTGGTATTGTTTGCCTGATTTCGGGTAACTTCAAGACGAGTAAAGACTTTTGCAACTTGCAGTCTCTCTCTGCCGGAAATAAATGATGCTGGATCAATTTTAGACATATTCTTATATTTAGAAAAAAGCTCGGATTTCCCATCATTAAGTACTTTGTTCTTTTGCATGTCCCTAAGATCTTTTATTTCAGCTTGATACTGCTGAATACTTTTAATATCTAGAGATGTGTTCATTATTTTATTAATGTTATCTAACACTGacatttttattttattgactTCAGACGGCTGACGGCCGTATTTAACCCCTCCCAAAGTTAAAATCTTGTCAATCAAGTCTTGAATTTCTTGCAGTTTAGTGTCCGTAATGGCATCGTCGGCAAGTACTGGGGGATCATGGACGTAGATGTTTCTTAAGTTCTTAATGCACCTACAAACCGATTCCAACTTTGAGTGGTCTTTTCCTTCCCATTCTGGGGCTCCCTTGTCAGCAAGGCCAGAACAGGTGGTTTCAATACAAGCATATAATAAAGCTATGTCAAACTCATTTCCTGAAGGATTGCTCTTCATTTTGTCCCTCATTGTGGAATCTCGAAAACATTTTTTTATATCCCTTTTACTCATTTTCATACCTTCGAGGTATTCGGTTAGAGGCACAGTCTCATCCCTTACGCACCCCCATTTAAATATTAAATGTAGAGCATAACGACCCTCAGTGACCAGCACTTTATATAACTTCAAGAAGCGATGGTCCTCCTCCGTCAGTCCGCTACCGCCAGTAACTCGACTGAACAACGACATTGTTTCAGACGTTCACTTCAAGAGAAaatcttgtatatatatttttttttcaaaacgtgATGTTGATTATAGTCTATTATTCTTGTATTTTAGTCCGACAGGCAGTGTGTGGTCTCGTTGGATTAAGCCTTCATGTTATTTACTGTTTCCAACAGAAACTGTAAGAGTAGACGTTTGACGGCTGATATATTTATGTGCCTCCTGGACATAGTGGGCTAAATAAGCTGTTGCGAGACGGCTTGAGGGAGAGTTCTCAACGTCTGGCTGGATTTCTACAAGTAAAAGAATAATCACTATTTTAATATATCATTTGTTAATATTAGAAGTGCATATTAATGTGGTTATGGGGCGTTGATAAGATTAAATATAGTAAATAGcacggtattattattattgaaagactagtggctttacaagattgtaattactattctatgtatcctcacaatcccaatgtaccttcttgtatatatataaataaataaataaatagaaaatATAATACTGATTAGAAAAATAAGCATAATAACATGTGCGCTACTACAtacattattaaataataaaaaaaaaacacatgtaCGTTTTATATAAACAGCCGAAAGATTCCGGGTTTAAGTCCTGCGGCAGGACAGAAGCGTTTTGGCAGTTTCTTatcacctgatgcttctgttcacctagaactaaatagatacccgggagttaggcaagtgttgtgggttgcatctcaGGGGAAATTCTTTATTTCGCCTTGGGCAGGGTTTTTCAAACTGTGGGTCCCGACCCATTAGTAGGTGGGCAAAATAAACAAAATGGGTCGCACCAAACAGAAAAAAATAAACCAAAAATAAGCACATGTGTGACAATTTCATTCACACACATTACTCATCATTACAATCATCTCATTCACATTCATTACTTATCATTACAATCATCTCATTCACACACATTACTCATCATTACAAtcatctcattcatattcattaCTTATCATTACAATCATCTCATTCACATTCATTACAATCATCTCATTCACACACATTACTCATCATTACAATCATCTCATTCACATTCATTACTTATCATTACAATCATCTCATTCACACACATTACTCATCATTACAATCATCTCATTCACATTCATTACTCATCATTACAATTATCTCATTCACATTCATTACTCATCATTGCAATTATCTCCTTCACACTCATTACTCATCATTGCAATTATCTCCTTCACACTCATTACTCATCATTGCAATTATCTCATTCACATTCATTACTCATCATTGCAATTATCTCATTCACACTCATTACTCATCATTGCAATTATCTCCTTCACACTCATTACTCATCATTGCAATTATCTCCTTCACACTCATTACTCATCATTGCAATTATCTCATTCACACTCATTACTCATCATTGCAATTATCTCCTTCACGCTCATTACTCATCATTGCAATTATCTCCTTCACACTCATTACTCATCATTACAATTATCTCATTCACATTCATTACTCATCATTGCAATTATCTCATTTACACTCATTACTCACCATTGCAATTATCTCATTCACATTCATTACTCATCATTGCAATTATCTCATTCACACTCATTACTCATCATTGCAATTATCTCCTTCACACTCATTACTCATCATTACAATTAACGAGACTGATGATACTCTTGTTGCCAGGCGACTGGTGCTGAATTACTACATCTTAGTAGTTCATTTACACTGAAGAAAAACTTTTAGCAACATAACTTGCCCGAAAATATATATAGCTAGATCTGGAAAATATATATAGCTAGATCTGGAAAATATATATAGCTAGATCTGGAAAATATATATAGCTAGATCTGGAAAATATATATAGCTAGATCTGGAAAATATATATAGCTAGATCTGGAAAATATATATAGCTAGATCTGGAAAATATATATAGCTAGCTCTGGAAAATATATATAGCTAGCTCTGGAAAATATATATAGCTAGCTCTGGAAAATATATATAGCTAGATCTGGAAAATATATATAGCTAGATCTGGAAAATATATATAGCTAGATCTGGAAAATATATATAGCTAGATCTGGAAAATATATATAGCTAGCTCTGGAAAATATATATAGCTAGATCTGGAAAATATATATAGCTAGATC
Proteins encoded in this window:
- the LOC123772994 gene encoding uncharacterized protein isoform X1, whose protein sequence is MSLFSRVTGGSGLTEEDHRFLKLYKVLVTEGRYALHLIFKWGCVRDETVPLTEYLEGMKMSKRDIKKCFRDSTMRDKMKSNPSGNEFDIALLYACIETTCSGLADKGAPEWEGKDHSKLESVCRCIKNLRNIYVHDPPVLADDAITDTKLQEIQDLIDKILTLGGVKYGRQPSEVNKIKMSVLDNINKIMNTSLDIKSIQQYQAEIKDLRDMQKNKVLNDGKSELFSKYKNMSKIDPASFISGRERLQVAKVFTRLEVTRNQANNTSYWEDVDYDSLLDLTTEDGSKPIITVVEGEAGAGKTTLAKLILDKWMSQNASGDTSTFQGLQTYDLVLYAEARNKSISSFLSLLTVLMSQASYYLFDDDLLKSVLNLNVLLIIDGLDELNTASERLIKNISDEHIPRSNGKLHLLITTRPNMLPDLPTLLPNQSTVHTRLKGITQENRVEFVLKLHNEMITENLSNQDTQELVDFMKQSESRLGEHFRLPLNLTLLTYLWASDPQQVNSLTTATGLYIALQEMIITRLSTRIKDHNGSVEFPTDKLKNLCEEFLKCLYDVCLETHSRGHMQLSSDSIKELENKSNDLKLPFNEMCSAFLAAESEWTAKGYKIDLFVPHKSIMEFYAAYGIMLDIIESNNPQSFKDEIEEICRKLKLSSKIQSEMLEEKQPKSKSLSDILKTRGIDLNSDKVKASNYQNVFLHLSGLLAHKHRDDLKTYANELVAMLKEAKMKDSQWLDLVVETRCDDQMAVLIAKEITKQLVVRDGHTGAALKMFGHLEPNIPVQIILENEVCYIPQLDELLDELSGRKCQVEFFLRHQWKHREYGTSDKLLQRLTSGTGHERCRVYRFTGNLEHLQVLPTTIDNLRITLTCNEHATAICSELATLVRKQQLLYLGVHVMAGVSPESLIPLPVIKAKNGECGTLWISDVRDDMVDQACQVIRALLPPGGQYQSVMLPRSSISEPKCKELLDTLVKAEVRVARNGGIRLTSPAIDMDKLYNLKEWARENLGCEFYCSDESSMW
- the LOC123772994 gene encoding uncharacterized protein isoform X2; this encodes MSLFSRVTGGSGLTEEDHRFLKLYKVLVTEGRYALHLIFKWGCVRDETVPLTEYLEGMKMSKRDIKKCFRDSTMRDKMKSNPSGNEFDIALLYACIETTCSGLADKGAPEWEGKDHSKLESVCRCIKNLRNIYVHDPPVLADDAITDTKLQEIQDLIDKILTLGGVKYGRQPSEVNKIKMSVLDNINKIMNTSLDIKSIQQYQAEIKDLRDMQKNKVLNDGKSELFSKYKNMSKIDPASFISGRERLQVAKVFTRLEVTRNQANNTSYWEDVDYDSLLDLTTEDGSKPIITVVEGEAGAGKTTLAKLILDKWMSQNASGDTSTFQGLQTYDLVLYAEARNKSISSFLSLLTVLMSQASYYLFDDDLLKSVLNLNVLLIIDGLDELNTASERLIKNISDEHIPRSNGKLHLLITTRPNMLPDLPTLLPNQSTVHTRLKGITQENRVEFVLKLHNEMITENLSNQDTQELVDFMKQSESRLGEHFRLPLNLTLLTYLWASDPQQVNSLTTATGLYIALQEMIITRLSTRIKDHNGSVEFPTDKLKNLCEEFLKCLYDVCLETHSRGHMQLSSDSIKELENKSNDLKLPFNEMCSAFLAAESEWTAKGYKIDLFVPHKSIMEFYAAYGIMLDIIESNNPQSFKDEIEEICRKLKLSSKIQSEMLEEKQPKSKSLSDILKTRGIDLNSDKVKASNYQNVFLHLSGLLAHKHRDDLKTYANELVAMLKEAKMKDSQWLDLVVETRCDDQMAVLIAKEITKQLVVRDGHTGAALKMFGHLEPNIPVQIILENEVCYIPQLDELLDELSGRKCQVEFFLRHQWKHREYGTSDKLLQRLTSGTGHERCRVYRFTGNLEHLQVLPTTIDNLRITLTCNEHATAICSELATLVRKQQLLYLGVHVMAGVSPESLIPLPVIKAKNGECGTLWISDVRDDMVDQACQVIRALLPPGGLFEHVLQTVPERDVATKQH
- the LOC123772994 gene encoding uncharacterized protein isoform X3, translated to MSLFSRVTGGSGLTEEDHRFLKLYKVLVTEGRYALHLIFKWGCVRDETVPLTEYLEGMKMSKRDIKKCFRDSTMRDKMKSNPSGNEFDIALLYACIETTCSGLADKGAPEWEGKDHSKLESVCRCIKNLRNIYVHDPPVLADDAITDTKLQEIQDLIDKILTLGGVKYGRQPSEVNKIKMSVLDNINKIMNTSLDIKSIQQYQAEIKDLRDMQKNKVLNDGKSELFSKYKNMSKIDPASFISGRERLQVAKVFTRLEVTRNQANNTSYWEDVDYDSLLDLTTEDGSKPIITVVEGEAGAGKTTLAKLILDKWMSQNASGDTSTFQGLQTYDLVLYAEARNKSISSFLSLLTVLMSQASYYLFDDDLLKSVLNLNVLLIIDGLDELNTASERLIKNISDEHIPRSNGKLHLLITTRPNMLPDLPTLLPNQSTVHTRLKGITQENRVEFVLKLHNEMITENLSNQDTQELVDFMKQSESRLGEHFRLPLNLTLLTYLWASDPQQVNSLTTATGLYIALQEMIITRLSTRIKDHNGSVEFPTDKLKNLCEEFLKCLYDVCLETHSRGHMQLSSDSIKELENKSNDLKLPFNEMCSAFLAAESEWTAKGYKIDLFVPHKSIMEFYAAYGIMLDIIESNNPQSFKDEIEEICRKLKLSSKIQSEMLEEKQPKSKSLSDILKTRGIDLNSDKVKASNYQNVFLHLSGLLAHKHRDDLKTYANELVAMLKEAKMKDSQWLDLVVETRCDDQMAVLIAKEITKQLVVRDGHTGAALKMFGHLEPNIPVQIILENEVCYIPQLDELLDELSGRKCQVEFFLRHQWKHREYGTSDKLLQRLTSGTGHERKSGTFTSVAHYHRQSSHHFDL